The proteins below come from a single Ictalurus furcatus strain D&B chromosome 15, Billie_1.0, whole genome shotgun sequence genomic window:
- the arf3a gene encoding ADP-ribosylation factor 3a — protein sequence MGNIFGNLLKSLIGKKEMRILMVGLDAAGKTTILYKLKLGEIVTTIPTIGFNVETVEYKNISFTVWDVGGQDKIRPLWRHYFQNTQGLIFVVDSNDRERVNEAREELMRMLAEDELRDAVLLVFANKQDLPNAMNAAEITDKLGLHSLRHRNWYIQATCATSGDGLYEGLDWLANQLKNKK from the exons ATGGGGAACATTTTTGGCAACCTCCTAAAGAGTCTTATAGGGAAAAAAGAGATGCGGATTTTGATGGTCGGCCTGGATGCAGCTGGGAAAACCACAATCCTGTACAAACTGAAACTTGGAGAGATAGTCACGACGATTCCCACCATCG GGTTTAATGTGGAGACAGTGGAGTACAAGAACATCAGTTTCACAGTGTGGGATGTCGGTGGTCAGGACAAAATCAGGCCTTTGTGGCGACACTACTTTCAGAACACACAGG GCCTGATATTCGTGGTGGACAGTAATGACCGAGAGAGGGTGAATGAGGCCAGAGAAGAGCTGATGAGGATGCTAGCTGAAGATGAACTGAGAGATGCAGTGCTGCTGGTGTTTGCCAACAAGCAG GATCTGCCAAACGCCATGAACGCAGCAGAGATCACTGACAAACTGGGCCTTCACTCACTCCGCCACCGTAACTGGTACATCCAGGCCACTTGCGCCACCAGCGGCGACGGCCTGTATGAGGGCCTCGACTGGCTGGCCAACCAGCTCAAGAACAAGAAGTGA
- the phf8 gene encoding histone lysine demethylase PHF8, producing MASVPVYCLCRLPYDVTRFMIECDVCQDWFHGSCVGVEEDKAADIDLYHCPNCQVTHGPSVMRKRRGGSKQADSSGGKRDSGRPVKTGSAQFVRELRSRTFPSADEVLLKPTGAQLTVDFLEERSFSVPVLVLRRDGLGMSLPPASFSVSDIEHYIGSDKEIDVIDVMRQADMKMKLGDFVEYYNSPNRDRVLNVISLEFSDTRLSNLVETPKIVRKLSWVENLWPEESVFERPNVQKYCLMGVKDSYTDFHIDFGGTSVWYHVLRGEKIFYLIRPTPANLALFERWSSSSNQNELFFGDQVDMCYKCSLKQGNTLFIPTGWIHAVLTPVDCLAFGGNFLHSLNIDMQLRAYEIEKRLSTAELFKFPNFETVCWYVGKHLLDTFRGLRENRRHPASYLVNGAKALNNAFRSWTRKESLSEHEDEIPETIKTQQLVKDLAKEIRLVEDIFQQNINRSGAPFGTSQTLPSAHPKPPLTTPHNPGRPPGKKRGPKPKEGPGAGGVGPPGVKKKGQKGKEIKMEAGELDLLEIHTKHTLKKFQPGNKAKNKSKMDLPGACVEDFEGKINKSKLKLVLTNGKIQGKKGGRSGNTNGAGRTAQFQPLTSSSALSSDFDSEDELQIDESPPPRRKPVVPSKKKLAVGLPRKLPRAKPCSDPHRIREPGEVDFDIEEDYTTDEEMLTVQGLKAGAGGILDLLKASKQVAGLDPALSEEAPASPSTRDAIQGMLSMANPPSSSSSSSSSSSASSSPLSMSGGGERLGAMKNKARRAMWVGGAEKKSEKKAVIQRPGKRPIKRPARHLSDDDSPDEQETLGTCFKDSDYVYPSLESDEEEHTLKSKMKRKRNWDDTPWSPKARVTPTLPKQERPVREGARVASVETGLAAAAAKLAQQEQQKTTTKRKYTKKKIPQEKGHSAASHLQIQPDSMSPPLPPEPLVDCIAEERRVETYSASLLDHEYTAGPGPFGPGGPRGSAAMAPGVFLTSRRPSLSPQNSSSYSPSAPSPAGMASPGAAGVGQGKRPKKGLATAKQRLGKILKIHRNGKLLL from the exons ATGGCGTCCGTTCCAGTGTACTGCTTGTGCCGACTTCCTTACGATGTCACACGCTTCATGATCGAGTGTGATGTTTGTCAGGACTGGTTTCATGGAAG CTGTGTTGGAGTGGAGGAAGATAAAGCAGCAGACATTGACCTGTACCATTGCCCTAACTGTCAAGTGACGCATGGACCCTCTGTCA TGCGTAAGCGGCGTGGGGGTTCTAAGCAGGCTGATAGTTCAGGAGGCAAGAGAGATTCGGGGCGACCTGTGAAGACTGGGAGTGCTCAGTTTGTTCGCGAGTTACGCAGCCGCACGTTTCCCAG TGCTGATGAAGTCCTGCTGAAGCCGACAGGAGCCCAGCTCACAGTGGACTTTCTGGAGGAGCGTTCCTTCAGTGTTCCAGTCCTGGTCTTGAGGAGGGATGGGTTAGGCATGAGTCTGCCTCCTGCGTCTTTTTCTGTGTCCGATATTGAGCACTATATTG gAAGCGATAAAGAAATCGATGTGATTGACGTGATGCGTCAGGCGGACATGAAGATGAAACTTGGGGATTTTGTAGAGTACTATAATAGCCCCAACCGAGACAGAGTGCTCAATGTGATAAGCCTGGAGTTTTCAGACACCAG GTTGTCTAACCTCGTGGAGACCCCAAAGATTGTGAGGAAACTATCCTGGGTGGAAAACCTCTGGCCGGAAGAGTCTGTGTTTGAAAGGCCAAATGTGCAGAAGTACTGCCTGATGGGGGTGAAGGATAGCTACACTGACTTCCACATTGATTTTGGAGGAACTTCTGTGTGGTACCATGTGCTCCGG GGCGAGAAGATTTTCTACCTGATCCGTCCGACGCCTGCTAACCTGGCGCTGTTTGAGCGCTGGAGCTCCTCCTCCAATCAGAACGAGCTCTTCTTTGGGGATCAAGTGGACATGTGCTACAAGTGCTCACTCAAGCAAGGAAACACTCTGTTTATTCCGACTG GATGGATCCATGCAGTTCTTACTCCTGTTGACTGCCTGGCATTTGGTGGAAATTTTCTTCACAGCCTCAACATCGACATGCAGCTTCG AGCATATGAAATTGAGAAGAGACTCAGCACAGCAGAATTGTTTAAGTTTCCTAACTTTGAGACCGTATGCTGGTATGTTGGCAAGCACCTCCTTGACACTTTCAGAG GTCTGAGGGAAAATCGGCGGCACCCTGCCTCTTATCTGGTCAATGGAGCCAAGGCTCTCAATAATGCCTTCCGAAGCTGGACTCGCAAAGAG TCCTTGTCTGAGCATGAGGATGAGATCCCAGAAACCATTAAGACCCAACAGCTGGTGAAGGACCTGGCTAAAGAGATACGACTTGTAGAA GACATCTTCCAGCAGAATATAAACAGAAGTGGGGCTCCCTTCGGTACCTCACAGACTCTTCCTTCTGCTCACCCCAAACCTCCATTAACCACTCCTCACAACCCTGGCAGACCTCCGGGTAAAAAAAGAGGCCCTAAACCCAAGGAAGGCCCTGGTGCTGGGGGCGTAGGCCCTCCAGGGGTCAAGAAAAAAGGCCAGAAAGGGAAGGAAATAAAGATGGAGGCAGGGGAGCTGGATCTGCTTGAGATTCATACTAAACACACCCTGAAGAAATTTCAACCAGGAAATAAAGCCAAAAACAAGAGCAAG ATGGACCTGCCTGGTGCCTGTGTAGAGGACTTtgaagggaaaataaataagagcAAGCTCAAGCTTGTTCTTACCAATGGCAAGATACAAGG GAAGAAGGGGGGCCGATCTGGTAACACTAATGGAGCAGGACGCACTGCTCAATTCCAGCCTCTAACAAGCAGCTCAGCTCTTTCATCAGACTTTGATTCTGAAGATGAGCTTCAAATAGATGAAAGTCCTCCTCCTCGCCGCAAGCCAGTCGTacccagcaaaaagaaactaGCTG TAGGTCTTCCCAGGAAACTACCACGAGCAAAACCATGTTCAGACCCACACCGCATCAGAGAGCCTGGGGAGGTGGATTTTGACATTGAG GAGGATTACACCACAGATGAAGAGATGCTCACTGTGCAAGGATTAAAAGCAGGAGCAGGGGGAATCCTGGACTTGCTTAAGGCTAGCAAACAGGTAGCTGGCTTGGACCCCGCCCTCAG CGAGGAAGCGCCAGCCTCTCCCAGTACCCGAGACGCCATCCAGGGCATGTTATCTATGGCCaatcctccttcttcttcttcctcgtcctcatcctcttcctctgcctcctcctctcctttgTCTATGTCTGGAGGGGGTGAGAGGCTGGGGGCAATGAAGAACAAAGCCAGGAGGGCCATGTGGGTGGGTGGTGCAGAGAAGAAGAGTGAGAAGAAGGCTGTCATCCAAAGGCCAGGCAAGCGGCCCATCAAAAGGCCTGCCAGGCATCTCAGTGACGACGACAGTCCTGATGAGCAGGAGACGCTGGGAACTTGTTTTAAAGACTCTGATTATG tgTACCCTTCCTTAGAGTCAGATGAGGAAGAACACACACTGAAGTCcaaaatgaagagaaagagaaactgGGATGATACACCATGGAGTCCTAAAG CTCGTGTGACTCCCACCCTGCCGAAGCAGGAGCGGCCAGTGAGGGAGGGTGCCCGAGTGGCATCTGTCGAGACTGGGCTTGCTGCCGCTGCTGCCAAACTGGCACAACAG GAGCAACAGAAGActacaacaaaaagaaaatacacaaaaaagaaGATCCCTCAAGAGAAAGGGCATTCAGCAGCATCCCATCTCCAGATACAGCCAGACTCGATGTCGCCACCGCTGCCTCCTGAGCCTCTGGTGGACTGTATCGCAGAAGAGAGGAGAGTAGAGACGTACTCAGCCAGCCTACTGGACCATGAATACACAGCGGGTCCGGGCCCATTTGGCCCAGGTGGCCCTAGAGGGAGCGCTGCCATGGCTCCAGGCGTTTTCCTCACCTCCAGACGACCCTCACTCTCTCCGCAGAACAGCAGCAGCTACTCCCCCTCTGCACCCTCACCGGCTGGCATGGCAAGTCCTGGGGCTGCTGGGGTAGGACAAG GGAAACGCCCAAAGAAAGGACTTGCCACAGCTAAACAGAGACTGGGAAAGATTTTGAAAATACACCGCAATGGCAAACTTCTTCTGTAG